In Streptomyces sp. V4I8, one genomic interval encodes:
- a CDS encoding glycosyltransferase — MRVLHVVTLHTPTNDFGGPTRVAINLSKGLRARGVDARIATLGDGFDGPLPSAIEDVPAFVFQARHVLPRFEVSGITSLALLARARRLVESADVVHVHLMRDLITLPFALIALRCGRPVVLQTHGMIDPTDHHVARLVDRLGLRHVLRRADGLLYLTEMERELVQAVIPDTPLRNAHRLVNGVELRERRSARGERPPTVLYLARVQERKRPADFVRAMPTVLKEHPQARFVLAGPDTGALAQPMLDLARELGVGDALEYVGALEHSEVLKQLRAADVYVLPSVVEPFAVSILEAMSVGLPVVVTRTGGLSPDVEEAEAGRLTDSRPDADNGELVGRAILELLDPDANAAASEAAVRLIDEKFSIDAVVERLLDVYATVR, encoded by the coding sequence ATGAGAGTCCTCCATGTTGTGACGCTGCACACGCCGACCAACGACTTCGGCGGGCCCACGCGTGTGGCCATCAACCTCTCCAAGGGCCTGAGAGCCCGTGGCGTGGACGCACGGATCGCCACCCTGGGCGACGGATTCGACGGTCCGCTGCCGTCGGCCATCGAGGATGTGCCCGCCTTCGTGTTCCAGGCCCGGCATGTGCTGCCACGGTTCGAGGTGAGCGGAATCACCTCACTCGCGCTGCTCGCGCGCGCCCGGCGGCTGGTGGAGAGCGCCGATGTCGTCCATGTCCACCTCATGCGCGACCTGATCACCCTGCCCTTCGCGCTCATCGCGCTGCGCTGCGGCCGACCGGTTGTGCTCCAGACGCACGGCATGATCGACCCGACCGACCACCACGTCGCACGCCTGGTCGATCGGCTGGGTCTCCGGCACGTGCTGCGCAGGGCCGACGGTCTGCTGTATCTGACCGAGATGGAGCGCGAGTTGGTGCAGGCTGTCATCCCTGACACTCCCTTGAGGAACGCGCATCGCCTCGTCAACGGCGTGGAGCTGCGAGAACGGCGGTCAGCGCGCGGCGAACGCCCGCCCACGGTGCTCTATCTGGCCCGCGTACAGGAACGCAAGCGCCCCGCCGATTTCGTCAGGGCCATGCCGACTGTGCTCAAGGAACACCCGCAGGCCCGCTTTGTGCTGGCCGGACCCGACACGGGCGCGCTCGCACAGCCGATGCTGGACCTCGCCCGCGAGCTGGGCGTCGGGGACGCACTGGAGTACGTGGGCGCGCTGGAGCACTCCGAGGTGCTGAAGCAGCTGCGCGCGGCGGACGTGTATGTCCTTCCGTCCGTCGTGGAGCCGTTCGCGGTGTCGATCCTGGAGGCGATGTCCGTCGGACTCCCCGTCGTGGTGACACGGACCGGCGGGTTGTCCCCGGATGTCGAGGAGGCCGAAGCCGGCCGCCTGACGGACAGCCGCCCCGACGCCGACAACGGCGAACTCGTGGGCAGGGCCATCCTGGAGCTGCTGGACCCGGATGCCAATGCGGCGGCGTCGGAGGCGGCGGTCCGGCTCATCGATGAGAAGTTCTCCATCGACGCCGTAGTGGAGAGACTGCTGGATGTTTACGCCACTGTCAGATAG
- a CDS encoding BlaI/MecI/CopY family transcriptional regulator: MSDAEPATTELKVQYGARVAADLERNAREQERVAAELMSLQEKLRALRHDHALLVNLKQTLGSEDGVATGPRAESDDSTPSVPRQASAGSASTRRKKSAADAGAAKNNTAAKPPTLVELIRSHLVEQDEPRSAAEITTALAQAHPERDIKPKVVRTTVEGLVAKGRVHRSKQGSSVFYTASRPESVEDSAEEAVSAAAE, translated from the coding sequence ATGTCCGACGCTGAGCCGGCGACCACAGAACTCAAAGTGCAGTACGGAGCTCGGGTTGCCGCAGACCTGGAGCGCAATGCCAGGGAACAGGAGCGTGTGGCTGCCGAACTGATGTCCCTTCAGGAAAAGCTGCGTGCATTGCGGCATGACCACGCACTGTTGGTGAACTTGAAGCAGACACTGGGCAGCGAGGACGGCGTGGCCACCGGTCCGCGTGCGGAAAGCGACGATTCCACTCCCTCGGTGCCGCGGCAGGCTTCGGCCGGGTCCGCGTCGACTAGGAGGAAGAAGTCCGCGGCCGACGCGGGTGCGGCGAAGAACAACACTGCGGCGAAGCCGCCCACGTTGGTCGAACTCATCCGCAGTCACCTGGTTGAACAGGATGAGCCCCGCTCTGCCGCGGAGATCACCACCGCGCTGGCTCAGGCGCACCCTGAGCGTGACATCAAGCCCAAGGTGGTGCGCACCACGGTCGAAGGACTCGTCGCCAAAGGCCGTGTGCACCGCAGCAAGCAGGGCTCATCCGTCTTCTATACGGCTTCCCGGCCGGAGTCGGTCGAGGATTCGGCTGAAGAGGCAGTGTCGGCAGCGGCCGAGTGA
- a CDS encoding S8 family serine peptidase — MRLLPGGVPPIEASVLFTLLEEDDDVQPVAQVRPSRSRGLQAIAGPHPACPAVAVVLMPEERARSLAANPQVVVEIDQPLSYTPTPAVGLGTTAVIDPLLAVTLEEPEQLTLRVTGRDGESVPGAHVWAMGTGGPVHGVTGLDGKTTLTLVTDTPETLQALYTRPVAGYWPTRTVRPFPTGQGEVVVVVEVQALSDTFDEFPTRAFTGWGTQAMRLHQIPPTYRGHGIRIALLDSGVNTVHPDLNDTVRHGHDFTGAGKGTWGVDLTGHGTRCAGIIAAADNRTGITGIAAEAELHALRLFPGGHLSDLIEALDYCITHDIDIAQVSLAYTAPSQLIAWKAADARAAGITLVAPAGDTAGPVTHLAMLPEVLAVGAIAHTGSYPTSSPLAVVQPPWPGPYPAPFTPTGPGVDLAAPGAAVITTSFGDGYTPADGTAIAASHVTGLSALLLAHHEHLRAEAVPRTAARADSLYTLLRTACRPLLGADPRVGAGIADAPTALGITASWQQDYRIEQNYAAAHQRR, encoded by the coding sequence GTGAGACTGCTCCCGGGCGGCGTGCCGCCGATCGAGGCCTCAGTGCTCTTCACGCTGCTGGAAGAGGACGATGACGTACAACCAGTGGCGCAAGTACGGCCGTCGCGTTCGCGCGGCCTGCAAGCCATCGCCGGGCCCCACCCGGCGTGCCCCGCGGTCGCGGTCGTGCTGATGCCCGAAGAACGGGCCCGCTCCCTGGCCGCGAATCCCCAGGTGGTCGTGGAGATCGACCAGCCGCTCTCCTACACTCCAACCCCGGCGGTCGGCCTGGGGACCACAGCGGTGATCGACCCGCTTCTTGCCGTCACACTGGAGGAGCCAGAACAACTGACCCTGCGGGTTACGGGCCGTGACGGGGAATCAGTGCCTGGTGCCCACGTATGGGCCATGGGCACCGGAGGCCCGGTACACGGTGTCACGGGATTGGACGGCAAGACAACGCTGACCCTGGTCACGGATACGCCCGAAACACTCCAGGCCCTCTACACCCGTCCGGTGGCCGGATACTGGCCGACGCGTACCGTCCGGCCCTTCCCCACCGGCCAGGGCGAGGTGGTGGTGGTGGTGGAGGTGCAGGCGCTGTCGGATACCTTTGACGAGTTTCCCACCAGGGCGTTCACAGGCTGGGGCACCCAGGCCATGCGGCTGCACCAGATTCCGCCGACCTACCGCGGCCACGGCATCAGAATCGCGCTGCTCGACTCAGGGGTGAACACTGTCCATCCCGACCTCAACGACACCGTCCGGCACGGGCACGACTTCACCGGTGCCGGAAAAGGCACCTGGGGCGTGGACTTGACGGGGCACGGCACGAGGTGCGCCGGGATCATCGCCGCGGCGGACAACCGGACCGGGATCACAGGCATCGCGGCGGAGGCTGAGCTGCACGCGCTGAGGCTGTTCCCCGGAGGGCACCTGAGCGACCTCATCGAGGCACTCGACTACTGCATCACCCATGACATCGACATCGCCCAGGTCAGCCTCGCCTACACGGCGCCGTCCCAGCTCATCGCCTGGAAAGCGGCGGACGCACGGGCCGCCGGTATCACTCTCGTGGCTCCGGCCGGAGACACCGCCGGCCCGGTCACTCACCTCGCCATGCTGCCCGAGGTGCTGGCGGTCGGGGCCATCGCGCACACCGGGTCCTACCCCACCAGTAGCCCTCTCGCCGTGGTCCAGCCGCCCTGGCCCGGGCCGTATCCAGCCCCGTTCACCCCGACCGGCCCCGGAGTGGATCTGGCCGCACCGGGGGCAGCGGTGATCACCACATCCTTCGGTGACGGTTACACGCCGGCGGACGGGACGGCCATCGCCGCGTCGCATGTCACCGGGCTGTCCGCGCTGCTGCTGGCCCACCACGAGCACTTGCGCGCAGAGGCAGTCCCCCGCACGGCCGCTCGTGCCGACAGTCTGTACACCCTGCTGCGCACGGCCTGCCGCCCCCTACTGGGCGCTGATCCTCGTGTGGGGGCCGGGATCGCCGATGCCCCCACCGCTTTGGGCATCACCGCGAGCTGGCAACAGGACTACCGGATTGAGCAGAACTACGCTGCGGCGCACCAGCGGCGATGA
- a CDS encoding alpha/beta hydrolase family protein has protein sequence MKRNRSHARKRNRLGALPRWAATALVGTVVALPQQAQADTVPAAAVQSANPYQRGPAPTEQSITAQRGPFATAQQDVPAGSGPGFKRGTITYPTDTSQGTFGAVAISPGFTRGEDRVAWLGPLLASHGFVVITIDTNTPGDFPEARADQLLAALDYLTSKSPVRDRVDPQRLAVMGHSMGGGASLRASEKRPQLKAAIPLAPWDIGNPIGTDKVPTLIIGADGDGVAPVAAHADPLYQGLTAAPEKAYLLMRGADHEAPGQPNATTPKYMIAWLKRFVDDDIRYEQFLCPPPQPSDKIGEYRATCPGGGPTQGGAAAGQTAVPATGGGNAPQPKQGAQPQPQPAQPVPAQRPPGGDDHCPGSSARSRA, from the coding sequence ATGAAACGCAACCGCAGCCACGCTCGAAAGCGCAACCGACTCGGCGCCTTGCCCAGATGGGCTGCCACGGCCCTTGTCGGCACTGTGGTTGCGCTGCCCCAGCAGGCCCAGGCGGACACCGTTCCCGCGGCAGCCGTCCAGTCCGCCAACCCGTACCAGAGAGGTCCCGCGCCGACCGAGCAGAGCATCACGGCCCAGCGTGGGCCGTTCGCGACCGCACAGCAGGACGTGCCGGCCGGCAGCGGCCCCGGATTCAAGCGCGGGACCATCACTTACCCGACCGACACCTCCCAGGGGACGTTCGGTGCGGTTGCGATCAGCCCGGGGTTCACCCGGGGCGAGGACAGAGTCGCCTGGCTCGGACCGCTTCTCGCCTCACACGGCTTCGTGGTCATCACGATTGACACCAACACACCGGGTGACTTCCCCGAGGCCCGAGCTGATCAGTTACTCGCCGCGCTCGACTATCTGACGTCCAAGAGTCCGGTACGTGACCGGGTCGATCCGCAACGCCTGGCGGTCATGGGGCATTCGATGGGCGGCGGGGCCTCATTGCGTGCTTCGGAGAAGCGGCCACAGTTGAAAGCCGCCATCCCGCTCGCACCCTGGGACATCGGCAACCCCATCGGCACGGACAAAGTCCCCACCCTGATCATCGGGGCTGACGGCGACGGCGTCGCACCGGTGGCCGCGCACGCCGATCCGCTCTACCAGGGTCTGACCGCCGCCCCCGAGAAGGCGTACCTGCTCATGCGAGGTGCTGATCACGAGGCGCCGGGGCAACCCAATGCCACGACACCGAAGTACATGATCGCGTGGCTGAAGCGGTTCGTGGACGACGACATCCGCTACGAGCAGTTCCTCTGCCCGCCACCGCAGCCATCGGACAAGATCGGTGAGTATCGCGCCACCTGTCCTGGCGGAGGACCGACGCAAGGCGGTGCCGCGGCCGGGCAGACGGCAGTGCCGGCCACAGGCGGCGGGAACGCGCCGCAACCTAAGCAAGGCGCGCAGCCGCAGCCGCAGCCGGCGCAACCAGTACCGGCGCAACGCCCACCCGGCGGCGATGATCACTGCCCTGGTTCGTCCGCGCGCTCGCGCGCATGA
- the folK gene encoding 2-amino-4-hydroxy-6-hydroxymethyldihydropteridine diphosphokinase — protein MSISVSDPTVQPVPASVVDQVDAADTTLSNPKRAVIALGSNLGNRLESLQGAIDALEDTPGVRVKAVSSVYETEACGVAPGTQPTYLNAVVLVRTTLPPSSLLERGLSIEEAFERVRVDRGGPRTLDVDIVTYEGAAGHAPGLTLPHPRVHERAFVMVPWHDVDPRAEIPGHGAVADLLAAVGRSGVEPRRDLELWLPE, from the coding sequence ATGAGCATCAGCGTCAGTGACCCGACCGTGCAGCCCGTGCCCGCCTCCGTGGTCGACCAAGTGGACGCGGCGGATACGACCCTGAGCAATCCCAAACGCGCCGTGATCGCGTTGGGCAGCAATCTGGGCAACCGGCTGGAAAGTCTGCAGGGCGCGATTGACGCCCTGGAGGACACCCCGGGCGTACGTGTCAAAGCTGTGTCGTCGGTGTACGAGACGGAGGCGTGCGGCGTCGCGCCAGGCACTCAGCCGACCTACTTGAACGCGGTAGTGCTCGTCAGGACGACGCTGCCGCCCTCCTCATTGCTGGAGCGGGGTCTCTCGATCGAGGAGGCCTTCGAACGTGTACGGGTGGATCGCGGGGGCCCACGGACCCTGGATGTCGACATCGTGACGTACGAAGGCGCCGCCGGCCACGCCCCAGGGCTCACTCTGCCGCACCCCCGCGTGCACGAGCGGGCTTTCGTGATGGTGCCGTGGCACGACGTGGACCCGCGGGCAGAGATACCGGGACACGGGGCGGTCGCCGATCTGCTGGCCGCTGTGGGTCGCTCGGGGGTCGAACCGCGTCGCGATCTGGAACTCTGGCTGCCCGAATAG
- a CDS encoding tol-pal system YbgF family protein: MTLRYDRTSVAHWLSGSKPRPAVAELVAAAFSRRIGRLVTVGETGLAPEVPAVGARFVDGIREAPLLQRLVDLARSDADPTERAHLVQSAYRLVPVPTQDWEQTSALQPAPFDEKRRATAEDAQMLNVMTKAFADQMDRHGGGHARATLAAYLANDVTRILIAAAPPLLHRELVTATSQLTHLLARMTSDAGHQGLAQIYFETALELARVAENRAAYAVTLRAMSAQAMQLGHHRNALALADAALEAAGPRVNGATRAFLLSQQAVTCAHDGQRRAAITSLSAAEAQLERASSTPGPFTSYPRAGLEYQRAQTLLALGLRADALAALRDSARLRTPDRRRASALTEFRVAEVLLAMGNLEEACTHLNQFLDQWPLLRSAQIDQAVAKLRGSLRPYLRQRQALAVWERARSLADDLPRRY; encoded by the coding sequence ATGACGCTGCGATACGACCGCACCTCCGTGGCTCACTGGCTCTCCGGATCCAAGCCGCGTCCCGCAGTCGCTGAGCTGGTTGCCGCGGCGTTCAGCCGACGTATCGGCCGACTGGTCACTGTGGGGGAAACCGGACTGGCCCCTGAAGTACCGGCGGTCGGTGCTCGCTTTGTGGATGGCATCAGGGAAGCTCCGCTGTTGCAGCGGCTGGTGGATCTCGCGCGTTCGGACGCGGATCCGACGGAACGGGCGCATCTGGTGCAGTCCGCCTACCGTTTGGTCCCTGTGCCGACGCAGGACTGGGAACAAACGAGCGCCCTACAGCCGGCGCCCTTCGACGAGAAACGGCGGGCCACGGCGGAGGACGCGCAGATGCTGAACGTCATGACCAAAGCGTTCGCTGACCAGATGGATCGCCATGGAGGCGGTCACGCCCGCGCGACGCTGGCTGCCTACTTGGCCAACGACGTAACCCGCATACTCATCGCTGCCGCTCCGCCTCTCCTGCATCGAGAACTGGTCACCGCGACCTCGCAACTGACGCATCTGCTCGCCCGGATGACGAGCGATGCCGGTCACCAAGGGCTTGCGCAGATCTACTTCGAGACTGCCCTTGAATTGGCACGAGTCGCCGAAAACCGAGCTGCCTACGCGGTCACATTGCGAGCGATGAGCGCGCAGGCGATGCAACTGGGACACCACCGAAACGCCCTCGCCTTGGCTGACGCGGCACTGGAGGCAGCCGGGCCGCGCGTCAACGGGGCCACCAGGGCTTTCCTCCTCAGCCAGCAGGCCGTCACCTGTGCACACGACGGGCAGCGAAGGGCCGCGATCACCAGTCTCTCCGCCGCTGAAGCGCAGCTGGAGCGGGCGTCGAGCACACCAGGACCCTTCACTTCCTATCCGCGGGCCGGGCTCGAATACCAGCGCGCGCAGACACTTCTGGCCTTGGGGCTGCGTGCCGACGCCTTGGCCGCTCTTCGCGACTCGGCCCGCCTCCGGACCCCTGACAGGCGCAGAGCCTCGGCTCTCACTGAGTTCCGCGTCGCTGAAGTTCTTCTGGCGATGGGGAATTTGGAGGAGGCTTGCACGCACTTGAATCAATTTCTCGACCAGTGGCCCCTGTTACGATCTGCTCAAATCGACCAGGCTGTTGCCAAACTTCGGGGGTCGTTGAGACCGTACCTACGGCAGCGACAGGCTCTGGCGGTGTGGGAGCGCGCCCGCTCGCTAGCCGATGACCTCCCCAGACGTTATTGA
- a CDS encoding Tat pathway signal protein, producing the protein MGGIYRRLMHREHERNEALIQWMTEHQMTAREFADALNQCIRELTGHQSLITERTVLKWRSGETRWPHTLHRTAIQTVTRREPAGLGFMPPRRSVSTAKHQLLSGRTHRFFGPVAPSSHSARPRVGVAHIKQLTAYLPALVESDDRHGGTEAVERRAAQLARQTLGLQQQGTATSRVRAQLYSLGATFTSSAMWAAIDGRRLDAAQRYMHEAVTLAGLSGDSAIQFRVWGHAASLYRQLGRYHDAIAADSAARATSVFRRDPLYASLAHARTAAHHGDLHDHSAVKRSIDLAQDALARADLSAARPAWMRFYDQAELELLALIAHFALSSWADAEAYGHRTLALLRPDLVRNRSLALVYTAWASRRRPNADPLTAYQN; encoded by the coding sequence GTGGGCGGCATCTATCGTCGGCTCATGCATCGGGAGCATGAACGCAATGAGGCGCTCATTCAGTGGATGACTGAGCATCAGATGACAGCTCGCGAGTTTGCTGACGCACTGAATCAATGCATACGTGAACTAACCGGGCATCAAAGTCTGATCACTGAGCGAACGGTCCTCAAGTGGCGCTCGGGTGAGACTCGGTGGCCCCACACGCTCCATCGCACGGCGATCCAGACCGTCACGCGCCGGGAGCCGGCGGGGTTGGGGTTCATGCCACCCCGACGATCCGTCTCAACTGCAAAGCATCAGCTGCTCTCCGGGCGCACCCATCGGTTCTTCGGCCCTGTCGCGCCCTCATCGCACTCCGCCCGACCACGCGTCGGCGTCGCGCACATCAAGCAACTGACCGCATACCTACCGGCCCTCGTGGAGTCGGACGACCGGCATGGGGGAACCGAGGCGGTCGAAAGGCGCGCTGCCCAGCTTGCCCGCCAGACACTCGGACTCCAACAGCAGGGAACCGCGACATCTCGAGTGCGCGCCCAGTTGTACTCGCTGGGCGCCACGTTCACCTCGTCTGCCATGTGGGCCGCGATTGACGGACGACGTCTGGACGCGGCACAGCGTTACATGCACGAAGCGGTCACCCTCGCCGGCCTCTCGGGCGACTCGGCCATCCAGTTCCGTGTCTGGGGTCACGCCGCGTCCCTCTACCGGCAACTCGGCCGCTACCACGACGCCATCGCCGCTGACAGCGCCGCTCGCGCCACCAGTGTCTTCCGTCGCGACCCTCTTTATGCCTCGCTCGCCCACGCCCGCACCGCAGCCCACCACGGTGACCTGCACGACCACAGTGCTGTCAAGCGCAGCATCGACCTTGCACAGGATGCCCTCGCCCGTGCGGACCTGAGCGCAGCACGACCGGCTTGGATGCGGTTCTACGACCAAGCCGAGCTCGAACTTCTGGCGCTCATCGCACACTTCGCACTGAGCTCCTGGGCCGACGCGGAGGCCTATGGCCATCGCACCCTGGCACTGCTCCGCCCCGACCTCGTACGCAACCGCTCACTGGCTCTGGTCTACACGGCGTGGGCCTCTCGACGACGGCCGAACGCTGACCCTCTGACGGCGTATCAAAACTGA
- the istA gene encoding IS21 family transposase translates to MILVEDWAEIRRLHRAEQMPIRAIARHLGISKNTVKRALAHDRPPKYERPAKGSVVDAVEVQIRELLRETPTMPATVIAERIGWDRGMTVLKERVRDLRPAYIPVDPVSRTTYRPGELAQCDLWFPDAEIPLGYGQTGQPPVLVMVSGYSRMIAARMLPSRRTGDLIDGHWRLLSAWGAVPKMLVWDNESGIGRGKVTGEFAAFAGLLSTRIYLCRPRDPETKGLVERANGYLETSFLPGRHFSGPNDFNAQLGEWLKVANRRRHRALQARPSERWEADKSGMIALPPVDPPSWWRFSIRLGRDHYVRIDTNDYSVDPAAIGRTVTVLCDNDEVIVLATGGEIVAQHPRCWAKHQTLTDPQHAATGTRMRQGVHRQQAARQSRLAASSGPMVEVEQRELDTYDRLFTVIDGGGDKEAS, encoded by the coding sequence GTGATCCTTGTGGAGGACTGGGCAGAGATCCGTCGGTTGCACCGGGCCGAGCAGATGCCGATCAGGGCGATCGCCCGCCATCTGGGCATTTCGAAGAACACGGTGAAGCGGGCGCTGGCGCACGACCGGCCGCCGAAGTACGAGAGGCCGGCCAAGGGCTCGGTGGTGGACGCGGTCGAGGTGCAGATCCGCGAGCTGCTGCGGGAGACGCCGACGATGCCCGCGACGGTGATCGCCGAGCGGATCGGCTGGGACCGCGGGATGACCGTGCTCAAGGAGCGGGTCCGCGACCTGCGTCCCGCCTATATCCCGGTGGACCCGGTGTCGCGGACGACGTATCGGCCGGGTGAGCTGGCCCAGTGCGACCTGTGGTTCCCCGACGCGGAGATCCCGCTCGGCTACGGGCAGACCGGGCAGCCGCCGGTGCTGGTGATGGTGTCCGGCTACTCGCGGATGATCGCCGCGAGGATGCTGCCCTCGCGGCGGACCGGGGACCTGATCGACGGGCACTGGCGGCTGCTGTCCGCCTGGGGCGCCGTCCCGAAGATGCTGGTCTGGGACAACGAGTCCGGGATCGGCCGCGGGAAGGTGACCGGCGAGTTCGCCGCGTTCGCGGGCCTGCTCTCCACCAGGATCTACCTCTGCCGCCCCCGCGATCCAGAAACGAAAGGGCTGGTGGAGCGGGCCAATGGTTACCTGGAGACCAGCTTCCTGCCGGGCCGTCACTTCTCCGGCCCCAACGACTTCAACGCCCAGCTGGGCGAGTGGCTGAAGGTCGCCAACCGGCGCCGGCACCGCGCTCTGCAGGCCCGTCCGAGCGAGCGGTGGGAGGCGGACAAGTCCGGGATGATCGCGCTGCCGCCGGTCGACCCGCCGTCCTGGTGGCGTTTCTCCATCCGGCTCGGCCGCGACCACTACGTCCGCATCGACACCAACGACTACTCCGTCGACCCCGCCGCGATCGGGAGGACGGTGACGGTGCTCTGTGACAACGATGAGGTCATCGTCCTGGCCACCGGCGGGGAGATCGTCGCCCAGCACCCCAGGTGCTGGGCGAAGCACCAGACCCTCACCGACCCCCAACACGCCGCCACCGGCACCCGGATGCGTCAGGGAGTGCACCGTCAGCAGGCAGCCCGCCAGAGCCGGCTGGCTGCTTCGTCCGGCCCGATGGTCGAGGTCGAACAGCGCGAACTGGACACCTATGACCGACTGTTCACCGTCATCGACGGCGGCGGCGACAAGGAGGCGAGCTGA
- the istB gene encoding IS21-like element helper ATPase IstB yields the protein MPRPATASGDDEGEEEPGAVEKTTTARTAAAASSRRTGRQTLTDLAFLARAMKAPALLDAAERLAERARKESWTHAEYLVAVLQREVSARESHGGEARVRAARFPAVKTVEELDVTHLRGITRQQLAHLGTLDFIAGKENAVFLGPPGTGKTHLAIGLAVRACQAGHRVAFATASEWVDRLAAAHAAGRLADELTRLGRYPLIVVDEVGYIPFEAEAANLFFQLISNRYERASVIVTSNKPFGRWGEVFGDETVAAAMIDRLVHHAEVHSFKGDSYRMRGRELGRIPTDNQDD from the coding sequence ATGCCCCGCCCCGCGACAGCCTCCGGCGACGACGAAGGCGAGGAAGAGCCCGGCGCCGTCGAGAAGACCACCACCGCCAGGACGGCAGCGGCGGCATCCTCCCGTCGGACGGGCCGGCAGACCTTGACTGACCTGGCTTTCCTCGCCCGCGCGATGAAGGCCCCGGCCCTGCTGGACGCCGCCGAACGGCTGGCCGAACGCGCCCGCAAGGAGTCCTGGACGCACGCCGAATACCTCGTCGCCGTGCTCCAGCGCGAGGTGAGCGCCCGCGAATCGCACGGCGGCGAGGCCCGCGTCCGCGCGGCGAGGTTCCCCGCCGTCAAAACGGTCGAGGAACTCGACGTCACCCATCTGCGCGGGATAACGCGCCAACAGCTCGCGCATCTGGGTACGTTGGACTTCATCGCCGGGAAGGAGAACGCCGTTTTCCTGGGTCCGCCCGGGACCGGAAAGACACACCTGGCGATCGGGCTCGCGGTCAGAGCCTGCCAGGCCGGACACCGCGTCGCCTTCGCGACCGCCTCCGAGTGGGTCGACCGGCTCGCCGCCGCCCACGCAGCCGGCCGTCTGGCCGACGAGCTCACCAGACTGGGCCGCTACCCGCTGATCGTGGTGGACGAGGTCGGCTACATCCCCTTCGAGGCCGAAGCCGCGAACCTGTTCTTCCAGCTCATCTCGAACAGATACGAACGCGCGTCCGTGATCGTCACCAGCAACAAGCCCTTCGGACGCTGGGGAGAGGTCTTCGGCGACGAGACCGTGGCCGCCGCCATGATCGACCGCCTCGTCCACCACGCCGAGGTCCACTCGTTCAAGGGCGATTCGTATCGCATGCGCGGCCGCGAACTCGGACGCATCCCCACCGACAACCAAGACGACTGA
- a CDS encoding CAP domain-containing protein, translating to MTARHKKPKELTPMQKRVLRTGALVPVSAGFVLAAATAASAACCPNSQQSQQAAPQGQQEWQGQQGGWQGNFRMDDKGWQGQWTPTQGDQTPVSVVTDSSSQREWHGRQGNWQGDWRLDENGQWQGQWTPIQQNQPHQNDQDKQTQQDRNQTPQDRNQAPQVRNQTPQVENKQGATPTNATVGRILQLVNQERAKSGLQPLALNAKLNGAAQGYANQMARTGVYAHTGSDGSSPGDRIKRAGYDWSRWAENIHHRKGSPEVIMADWMKSPLHRANILDPRLKEIGIGVDASGSYWTQNFGNRG from the coding sequence GTGACTGCACGTCACAAAAAGCCGAAAGAGCTGACGCCGATGCAGAAGCGAGTGCTGAGAACCGGTGCACTGGTCCCGGTTTCCGCGGGCTTCGTGTTAGCCGCCGCGACTGCTGCCAGCGCTGCCTGCTGCCCGAACTCGCAGCAGTCGCAACAGGCTGCCCCGCAGGGTCAGCAGGAATGGCAGGGTCAGCAGGGAGGTTGGCAGGGCAACTTCCGGATGGATGACAAGGGGTGGCAGGGACAGTGGACGCCCACGCAGGGCGACCAGACCCCGGTCTCAGTCGTCACTGACTCTTCGTCTCAGCGCGAATGGCACGGTCGGCAGGGCAACTGGCAGGGTGACTGGCGCCTGGATGAGAATGGCCAGTGGCAGGGCCAGTGGACGCCAATCCAGCAGAACCAGCCCCATCAGAACGACCAGGACAAGCAGACCCAGCAGGACCGGAACCAGACTCCGCAGGACCGGAACCAGGCCCCGCAGGTCCGGAACCAGACCCCGCAGGTTGAGAACAAGCAGGGCGCAACCCCCACCAACGCCACCGTGGGGCGAATCCTGCAGCTCGTCAACCAGGAACGCGCGAAGTCCGGTCTGCAGCCCCTGGCCCTCAACGCGAAGCTGAATGGCGCCGCACAGGGTTACGCCAACCAGATGGCCCGTACCGGCGTGTACGCCCACACTGGTTCCGACGGGTCGTCGCCGGGTGACCGGATCAAGCGGGCCGGTTACGACTGGTCCAGGTGGGCTGAGAACATTCACCACCGGAAGGGCAGCCCCGAAGTCATCATGGCGGACTGGATGAAGAGCCCGCTCCATCGGGCGAACATCCTCGACCCGAGGCTCAAGGAGATAGGCATCGGCGTGGACGCCAGCGGTTCCTATTGGACCCAGAACTTCGGCAACCGCGGCTGA